In Cytobacillus oceanisediminis, the following proteins share a genomic window:
- a CDS encoding GNAT family N-acetyltransferase: MKIKKLSQCTLEEALTAWNKGFEGYIVPIKMDILAFINRMASEGLSPEKSIVVFMHGEPCGIIMNGFREINGRKIAWNGGTGIAPQYRGKGLSAAMMSEVLSIYKAENAHTAVLEAIEENERAIKLYKKAGYAITDQLLYLNKKLTHKEMGTLMENHLAIKKIYPEQLQSLSFYDSDAAWQCQWQSAKQGEAAVLMSDDGKEEGYILYKRVLEAGGRTDRIIIYQLKFTDGSANDAMTERILGHLFLDQDDSIDFTAVNISVSNPASKALLKMGFEKKIGQVMMKKTL, from the coding sequence ATGAAAATTAAAAAACTTTCTCAGTGCACCCTGGAGGAGGCGCTGACTGCCTGGAACAAAGGATTTGAAGGTTATATAGTTCCAATAAAAATGGATATTCTGGCCTTTATTAATCGAATGGCATCTGAGGGACTTTCGCCTGAAAAATCCATAGTCGTTTTTATGCACGGAGAACCCTGCGGAATCATAATGAATGGGTTCAGGGAGATTAACGGCAGGAAAATTGCCTGGAACGGAGGCACTGGAATCGCACCACAATACAGGGGAAAAGGGCTTTCTGCAGCTATGATGTCAGAAGTGCTCAGCATATATAAAGCTGAAAATGCACACACTGCTGTTCTTGAAGCAATTGAAGAAAATGAGAGAGCGATTAAGCTGTACAAAAAAGCCGGCTATGCGATTACTGATCAATTGCTTTATTTAAACAAGAAGCTTACACATAAAGAAATGGGCACATTGATGGAAAACCATTTAGCAATAAAAAAGATATATCCCGAACAGCTGCAGTCACTCAGCTTTTATGACAGCGATGCTGCCTGGCAGTGCCAGTGGCAAAGTGCAAAACAAGGGGAAGCTGCTGTGCTTATGAGTGACGATGGGAAAGAGGAAGGATACATTCTATACAAGAGAGTGCTGGAAGCAGGAGGACGTACAGATCGTATTATCATCTATCAGCTAAAGTTCACGGATGGCAGTGCGAATGATGCAATGACTGAAAGGATTCTGGGCCATCTGTTCCTGGATCAGGATGATTCAATTGATTTCACTGCAGTTAATATTTCTGTTTCCAATCCCGCCTCAAAAGCTTTGCTTAAAATGGGATTTGAAAAAAAGATTGGCCAGGTAATGATGAAAAAAACGCTTTAG
- a CDS encoding PTS fructose transporter subunit IIC, translated as MNGVSNMLPFVVGGGILIAISFMFGYKAADPNDPSYHPIAEALMTIGGGNAFGLIVPILAAFIAMSIADRPGFAAGAVGGMMAASGGAGFLGGIIAGFLAGYVVVGLKKVFAGLPSSLEGIKTILLYPLFGIAITGLLMLYVVNKPVGALNTAITEWLSGLGTGNAVMLGVVLGLMMAFDMGGPVNKSAYVFGTGLLANGVYEPMAAIMAAGMVPPLAIALATTLFKNRFTKQEQDAGKANYIMGFSFITEGAIPFAAADPLRVIPSIMAGSAVAGAISMMAGIGLRAPHGGVFVVPLVDGPWGIYLAGIIAGALLSAILIGFLKKPLNK; from the coding sequence ATGAATGGCGTTTCCAACATGCTTCCATTTGTTGTTGGCGGCGGAATACTCATTGCCATTTCCTTTATGTTCGGATATAAAGCAGCAGATCCGAATGATCCGTCATATCATCCTATCGCAGAAGCACTGATGACCATTGGCGGGGGAAATGCATTTGGATTAATCGTTCCTATCCTTGCAGCGTTCATTGCCATGAGTATTGCTGATCGCCCTGGCTTTGCTGCAGGTGCAGTCGGGGGAATGATGGCAGCATCTGGAGGCGCAGGATTCCTTGGCGGCATCATTGCCGGCTTCCTTGCAGGTTATGTAGTAGTTGGTTTGAAAAAGGTCTTTGCTGGCCTGCCTTCATCACTTGAAGGAATTAAAACGATTTTGCTCTATCCGCTCTTTGGAATTGCTATCACGGGATTACTGATGCTTTATGTTGTCAACAAACCAGTTGGCGCATTAAATACTGCTATCACCGAGTGGCTTTCAGGTCTTGGTACTGGAAATGCTGTCATGCTTGGAGTAGTGCTTGGGCTGATGATGGCATTTGATATGGGCGGCCCGGTTAATAAATCGGCATACGTATTTGGTACAGGGCTGCTTGCGAATGGTGTATATGAACCAATGGCAGCAATCATGGCAGCGGGTATGGTTCCGCCTCTTGCCATCGCGCTTGCCACCACTTTATTCAAAAATAGATTTACAAAACAGGAACAGGATGCAGGAAAAGCAAATTACATTATGGGATTTTCGTTTATCACAGAAGGCGCAATCCCGTTCGCAGCAGCAGATCCTTTGCGGGTCATCCCATCAATCATGGCAGGATCAGCCGTGGCAGGTGCCATTTCAATGATGGCTGGAATCGGATTAAGAGCGCCGCACGGCGGAGTCTTTGTCGTCCCTCTCGTCGATGGCCCATGGGGAATTTACCTTGCAGGAATAATAGCAGGTGCTCTTCTGTCTGCTATCCTTATAGGGTTCCTGAAAAAACCTTTAAATAAATAA
- the pfkB gene encoding 1-phosphofructokinase translates to MIHTLTLNPSVDYIVELDEMIVGGLNRMQQDTKFPGGKGINVSRVLNRMDVESKALGFVGGFTGDYIVDYLNKENIQTDFVQVADDTRINVKIQTEAETEINAKGPAISGRNFEDLKNKIRNLSEEDLLVLAGSIPSTLPESTYEELVRICSENGTAFVVDAEGELLKKVLPYKPFLIKPNHHELGEIFNTEFTSAREVIPYGQKLVEMGAQNVIVSLAGKGAVLISDETAYISSVPNGEVKSSVGAGDSMVAGFLAAYEKNKNIEKAFQYSVASGSATAFSLGLCTKERAEELLSQVSIEKVSLKGEI, encoded by the coding sequence ATGATACACACATTGACGCTAAATCCGTCAGTGGACTACATCGTAGAATTGGATGAAATGATAGTCGGCGGTCTTAACCGCATGCAGCAGGATACAAAGTTCCCTGGAGGAAAAGGGATAAATGTTTCCAGAGTGCTGAACAGAATGGATGTTGAAAGCAAGGCCCTTGGCTTTGTAGGCGGATTTACAGGAGATTATATTGTTGATTACTTAAACAAGGAGAATATTCAAACTGACTTTGTCCAAGTTGCTGATGACACAAGAATCAATGTAAAGATCCAGACAGAGGCGGAAACAGAAATCAATGCCAAAGGGCCGGCCATTTCAGGAAGGAATTTCGAAGATCTTAAAAATAAGATCCGCAATCTTTCAGAAGAAGATTTGCTTGTCCTGGCTGGCAGTATTCCATCAACATTGCCTGAATCAACTTATGAAGAGCTGGTAAGAATTTGTTCAGAAAATGGGACGGCTTTTGTGGTGGATGCAGAGGGAGAGTTACTGAAAAAGGTCCTTCCATACAAACCGTTTTTAATAAAGCCCAATCACCATGAATTAGGTGAAATATTCAATACAGAATTTACTTCCGCAAGAGAAGTTATCCCATATGGACAGAAACTTGTAGAAATGGGCGCACAGAATGTAATTGTTTCATTAGCCGGCAAGGGAGCCGTCTTGATTTCTGATGAAACAGCGTATATTTCAAGCGTTCCAAATGGGGAAGTGAAAAGTTCTGTAGGTGCCGGAGATTCCATGGTAGCCGGTTTTCTTGCAGCTTATGAGAAAAACAAAAATATAGAAAAGGCTTTTCAATACAGTGTTGCTTCCGGAAGCGCTACGGCTTTTTCACTTGGTCTTTGCACAAAGGAAAGAGCAGAGGAATTGCTTTCTCAGGTTTCGATTGAAAAGGTCAGCCTAAAAGGGGAGATTTAG
- a CDS encoding DeoR/GlpR family DNA-binding transcription regulator: MLTQERHKLILQLIKEKGVVKIQDLVDMTETSESTIRRDLTQLEEGKYLKRVHGGAARLQGKLQEPSMSEKSSKNLQQKRQIAQYAASLVEEGDSIYLDAGSTVTEMIPFLPAKEIVVVTNGLMHINALLERNIKTFLIGGFAKEQTKAIIGRGALASLENYRFDKCFMGVNGIHPQFGYTTPDQDEAMIKQMAISLSREAFVLADDTKFSEIAFAKIADLHTAAIITNELDEDQQEPYSSKTTIKVVTA, encoded by the coding sequence TTGTTAACACAAGAGCGCCACAAATTGATTCTGCAGCTTATAAAAGAAAAAGGTGTAGTGAAAATTCAGGATCTCGTTGACATGACAGAAACATCGGAATCCACAATCAGAAGGGACTTGACCCAGCTTGAGGAAGGGAAGTACTTAAAAAGAGTACATGGAGGGGCTGCCAGGCTTCAGGGAAAGCTGCAGGAACCCAGCATGTCTGAGAAGTCATCCAAAAACCTTCAGCAAAAGCGGCAAATCGCCCAATACGCGGCAAGTCTTGTTGAAGAAGGTGATTCTATTTATCTTGATGCAGGCTCGACAGTAACTGAAATGATTCCCTTTTTGCCTGCGAAGGAAATTGTGGTTGTAACGAACGGATTAATGCATATCAACGCATTGCTCGAAAGGAATATAAAAACATTTTTAATCGGCGGTTTTGCCAAGGAACAGACAAAAGCCATCATCGGCAGGGGGGCATTGGCGAGCCTGGAAAATTATCGATTTGATAAATGCTTTATGGGGGTTAACGGCATCCATCCTCAATTCGGCTACACCACACCGGATCAGGATGAGGCAATGATCAAGCAAATGGCCATTTCGCTTTCAAGGGAGGCATTCGTGCTTGCCGATGATACGAAGTTTTCAGAAATCGCATTTGCCAAGATTGCCGATTTGCATACAGCAGCAATTATTACAAATGAGCTGGATGAGGATCAGCAAGAGCCTTATAGCAGCAAAACTACAATAAAGGTCGTGACAGCATGA
- a CDS encoding DUF2188 domain-containing protein gives MANSKNNIHSDEQEQYFKDRAGTEEARFHVVPHDEEGWAVKNEGQNEPEFTAETRSDAVEKAKSMAEDAGTMAILHNEDGKIEDLVNYQNK, from the coding sequence ATGGCAAATAGTAAAAACAATATACACAGTGATGAACAGGAACAATATTTTAAGGACCGGGCAGGAACAGAAGAAGCAAGATTCCATGTAGTACCGCACGATGAGGAAGGATGGGCAGTCAAAAATGAGGGGCAAAACGAGCCTGAGTTTACAGCGGAAACACGTTCAGATGCAGTGGAGAAAGCGAAGAGTATGGCAGAGGATGCAGGCACAATGGCAATCCTGCATAATGAGGATGGAAAAATTGAGGATCTTGTAAATTATCAAAATAAATAA
- a CDS encoding M28 family metallopeptidase, with amino-acid sequence MSGNNRKSAKILAAALAVSLAFGTIGYAAPLSNENGKSSHSQDQKIIARVNAERAIEHVRYLSEEIGTRPGGLENEKKSAEYIANTLKSYGYDVEFQYFPVADQFIGSAAFEDGTIWEMGAAPNGAISDTPVDAEVTFVENEDYKGAEGKIVLLARADTTAGYREQIAKAVEAGAAGVILQSLVGSRGNYGQTFNPSIAAEYDIPVFGASYIHGEWLKEQMEQGTVKLSLTAKHYKDLKSVNVIATKEAKSKSNDTKEVILGAHHDSVVGAPGANDNASGVGLMLELARVYKGYNTDKTLKFIAFGSEERGLLGARYYVDQLTETEKDQIEAVFVPDMVATNYDKATNLYAMTPDGSQNIVTSSTGEAGARLGNSDILPGKFGSSDHVPFHNAGIPAALFIWMGIDSWDPLVYHIEKVYHTPQDTIEDNISAERMQSALDIIGSGLFDVVRKKTQGNN; translated from the coding sequence ATGTCAGGAAATAATCGGAAATCTGCCAAGATTCTAGCAGCAGCTCTAGCAGTTTCTTTAGCATTTGGCACAATCGGGTATGCTGCCCCGCTAAGTAATGAAAACGGAAAATCATCCCACTCGCAAGATCAGAAGATCATTGCCAGAGTAAATGCTGAACGTGCTATCGAGCACGTAAGGTATCTATCGGAAGAAATTGGGACAAGACCTGGTGGATTAGAAAATGAAAAAAAATCGGCAGAGTATATTGCAAATACACTCAAAAGTTATGGCTATGATGTTGAGTTTCAATACTTTCCGGTAGCAGATCAATTCATAGGCAGCGCAGCATTTGAAGACGGTACGATATGGGAAATGGGCGCTGCACCAAATGGAGCCATCAGCGATACACCAGTTGATGCAGAAGTAACCTTTGTAGAAAATGAGGATTATAAAGGAGCCGAAGGTAAAATTGTACTTCTGGCTCGGGCAGATACAACAGCCGGATACCGAGAGCAAATAGCTAAAGCAGTTGAGGCAGGAGCAGCTGGTGTGATTCTCCAAAGCCTCGTTGGAAGCCGGGGCAATTACGGACAAACTTTTAATCCGAGCATTGCTGCGGAATATGATATCCCGGTTTTCGGAGCTTCCTATATTCATGGTGAATGGCTCAAGGAGCAAATGGAGCAGGGTACAGTTAAGCTCTCCCTGACAGCAAAACATTATAAAGATCTAAAATCGGTAAATGTAATTGCAACAAAAGAAGCAAAATCAAAGAGTAACGATACAAAAGAGGTTATACTAGGCGCCCACCATGATAGTGTAGTGGGTGCTCCAGGTGCGAATGATAATGCATCCGGGGTAGGGCTAATGCTTGAGCTTGCCAGAGTTTATAAAGGATACAATACAGACAAAACCCTTAAATTCATTGCATTTGGATCTGAAGAGCGCGGCCTTTTGGGAGCAAGATATTATGTAGATCAGTTAACAGAGACAGAAAAAGACCAGATAGAGGCTGTTTTTGTTCCTGATATGGTTGCTACAAATTATGACAAGGCGACAAACCTATATGCCATGACACCAGACGGCAGCCAAAACATTGTAACTTCTTCAACTGGTGAAGCTGGGGCACGCTTGGGCAATTCGGATATTCTCCCAGGCAAATTCGGATCGAGTGACCATGTTCCTTTCCATAATGCCGGCATTCCTGCAGCCTTATTTATCTGGATGGGCATAGACAGCTGGGATCCGCTTGTTTATCATATTGAAAAAGTTTACCATACTCCACAGGATACAATTGAAGATAATATCTCTGCTGAGAGAATGCAATCAGCACTTGATATCATCGGTTCCGGACTTTTTGATGTGGTTCGAAAAAAAACACAAGGCAATAACTAA
- a CDS encoding biotin transporter BioY, protein MKTGLRTIDLTLAGMFVALMAVGANITSFVPFLVIGGVPITLQTFLAILAGAILGSRLGAITMAVYAFAGLAGAPVFSKFGGGFASLLSPTFGFILSFILTAYVTGKLIEKKKSVPVYITAALIGMVINYVFGTNWMYMAYKLWFTAPEGFTYQMAWLWMAVPLPKDIILSVFAGLMAHRLEHRVFASSQFRKMNRAA, encoded by the coding sequence ATGAAGACAGGTTTAAGAACGATTGATTTAACATTGGCTGGCATGTTTGTCGCCCTAATGGCTGTTGGAGCAAATATCACTTCATTTGTCCCATTTTTGGTTATTGGGGGAGTGCCTATTACTTTGCAGACCTTTCTTGCCATTTTGGCAGGGGCTATTTTAGGAAGCCGATTAGGGGCTATCACTATGGCTGTCTATGCTTTTGCCGGGCTTGCAGGCGCTCCTGTATTTTCAAAATTCGGCGGCGGTTTTGCTTCCTTATTAAGCCCCACTTTCGGTTTTATCCTATCGTTTATTTTAACAGCCTATGTCACCGGCAAATTGATAGAAAAGAAAAAGTCTGTTCCGGTGTATATTACTGCAGCTTTAATCGGAATGGTGATCAATTATGTTTTCGGGACGAATTGGATGTATATGGCCTATAAACTTTGGTTTACAGCACCTGAGGGATTTACCTATCAAATGGCATGGCTGTGGATGGCAGTCCCCCTTCCAAAAGACATTATTCTCTCTGTTTTTGCCGGGTTAATGGCCCATCGTCTGGAGCATAGAGTATTTGCCAGCAGTCAGTTCAGAAAAATGAACCGAGCAGCATAA
- the bioB gene encoding biotin synthase BioB, translating into MNFQQLALDVLEGHELTDSEAMEILNCPDEELLSLLHSAYKIRHHHYGNHIKLNMIINTKSGLCPENCGYCSQSSISTAPIEKYRMMDKESIIQGAKQAHQLNVGTYCIVASGRGPSNRELNEVVSAVKEIKDNYNMKVCACLGLLKPEQAEQLKEAGVDRYNHNINTSENHHDSITTSHTYRDRVNTVQLIKDAGISPCSGVIIGMKETKEDVVAMARSLKALDADSIPVNFLHAIDGTPLEGTDDLNPRYCLKVLCLMRYINPSKEIRISGGREVNLRSLQPLGLYPANSIFVGDYLTTAGQESTADHQMLKDLGFEIDFVSGEPVSS; encoded by the coding sequence ATGAATTTTCAACAGCTAGCACTTGACGTACTGGAAGGACATGAACTGACAGACTCGGAGGCAATGGAAATTTTAAATTGTCCAGATGAAGAACTGCTGAGTTTATTGCACAGCGCCTATAAAATCCGTCATCATCATTATGGCAATCATATTAAATTAAATATGATTATTAATACGAAATCAGGCCTATGTCCTGAAAACTGCGGCTATTGCTCACAATCGAGCATCTCAACAGCACCTATTGAAAAATACCGGATGATGGATAAGGAATCTATCATCCAAGGTGCTAAACAGGCCCATCAGCTAAATGTCGGAACCTATTGCATCGTAGCAAGCGGAAGAGGCCCTAGCAATAGGGAGCTAAATGAAGTAGTTTCAGCGGTTAAAGAAATAAAGGATAACTATAATATGAAGGTCTGTGCCTGTCTCGGGCTCCTAAAACCTGAACAGGCTGAGCAGCTCAAGGAAGCTGGAGTGGACCGCTATAATCACAATATTAACACCTCAGAAAATCATCATGACAGCATCACTACCTCCCATACATACCGGGACAGAGTCAATACGGTCCAATTAATAAAGGACGCAGGCATTTCACCTTGTTCCGGAGTAATTATTGGCATGAAGGAAACCAAGGAAGACGTCGTAGCGATGGCCAGAAGCCTAAAAGCCCTGGATGCCGACTCAATACCGGTTAACTTTCTGCATGCAATCGATGGGACGCCATTAGAAGGGACAGATGATTTGAATCCCCGCTATTGTCTGAAGGTGCTTTGCCTGATGCGATATATCAACCCTTCAAAGGAAATCAGAATATCCGGAGGCAGAGAAGTGAATCTTAGGAGCCTTCAGCCGCTTGGACTTTATCCGGCTAATTCTATTTTCGTAGGAGATTACTTAACCACTGCAGGACAGGAAAGCACTGCGGATCACCAAATGCTGAAGGATCTTGGTTTTGAGATTGATTTTGTATCTGGGGAACCAGTATCCTCCTGA
- a CDS encoding ribonucleotide-diphosphate reductase subunit beta: MNTLKKRPIINQSAPNKSTSIINGECSNILNWDDVRFSWAYPKYKKMLANFWTPFEINMSQDIKQFPELTKSEQDAFLKIIGLLALLDSIQTDYAGKVADYITDSSISALMIILAQQEVIHNHSYSYVLSSLVPKQKQDEVFEFWRTEPILAERNEFIVNGYKDFAENPSAENLLKSIVFDVVLEGLFFYSGFAFFYHLARNQKMVATSTMINYINRDEQIHVDLFVKIFKEILQENPDLNTNELSEFVQETFKRAAELEIVWARDVIGSKTEGILISDVEAYIKFYANVRCNQLGYERPFEGYRTNPLRWIVAYEQVDHGKSDFFEQKSRQYTKVQIDNGFDEL; the protein is encoded by the coding sequence ATGAATACCCTAAAAAAACGGCCAATTATTAATCAATCGGCGCCTAACAAATCAACTTCAATCATCAACGGGGAATGCTCCAATATTCTTAATTGGGATGATGTTCGCTTCTCATGGGCCTATCCAAAGTATAAAAAAATGCTCGCTAACTTTTGGACGCCCTTTGAAATAAACATGTCACAGGACATTAAGCAATTTCCGGAATTAACGAAAAGTGAACAAGATGCATTTTTGAAAATTATTGGGCTGCTTGCACTGCTCGACAGCATCCAGACGGATTATGCCGGAAAAGTTGCTGATTACATTACCGACTCAAGCATATCAGCACTCATGATCATACTTGCACAGCAAGAGGTGATTCATAATCACTCATATTCCTATGTTCTATCAAGCCTTGTTCCCAAACAAAAACAGGATGAGGTTTTTGAATTCTGGCGTACAGAACCTATATTAGCTGAAAGAAATGAATTTATTGTGAACGGATATAAAGATTTTGCAGAGAATCCAAGCGCAGAGAACCTGTTGAAATCTATTGTTTTTGATGTCGTTCTGGAGGGGCTTTTCTTTTATTCAGGCTTTGCTTTCTTTTATCACCTGGCCAGAAATCAGAAAATGGTAGCCACCTCAACGATGATTAATTACATCAACCGGGATGAACAAATTCATGTAGATTTGTTTGTTAAAATTTTTAAAGAAATTCTGCAGGAAAATCCGGATCTTAATACTAATGAATTAAGTGAATTCGTCCAGGAAACTTTTAAAAGAGCAGCTGAACTGGAGATTGTATGGGCCCGCGATGTGATCGGCAGCAAAACAGAAGGCATCCTGATATCTGACGTTGAAGCTTATATCAAATTTTATGCCAATGTCCGCTGCAATCAGCTGGGATATGAACGGCCGTTTGAAGGCTATCGAACCAATCCGCTCCGCTGGATAGTAGCTTATGAGCAGGTTGACCATGGGAAGTCCGATTTCTTTGAGCAAAAATCGCGGCAATATACAAAAGTTCAAATTGATAATGGGTTTGATGAATTATAA
- a CDS encoding ribonucleoside-diphosphate reductase subunit alpha, whose product MVQTIQPIKILEELKTEFPQLGIGQLLKRKEEMSQLGAEAMYDQLILDCLSFISIDEPDWTFAASCLLLKKLYIESGKNRECQPDDCYKHFYTLIERLTALGIYEQDLLDLYSKDEINELAHFIRKENDRLFTYLGLKMLADRYLARDKQKNLYELPQERFMIISMVLMKMEPKGKRLELIKEAYWAMSGLYMTVATPTLANAGKNWGQLSSCFIETVDDSLDSIYDSNTDIASLSKNGGGIGVYLGKIRSRGSDIKGFKGASSGVIPWMKQLNNTAVSVDQLGQRQGAISVYLDVWHKDIFSFLDAKLNNGDERQRTHDLFTGVCIPDLFMEKVESRGYWYLFDPHEVRKVMGFSLEDFYDEGEGEGSFRQKYKECIDNPILSREKVPAIEIMKSIMRSQLETGTPFMFYRDEVNRKNANTHCGMIYCTNLCTEIVQNQSVTKRVEEYTRDGRIIIEKQPGDFVVCNLSSINLARAISEGVLERLVPIQVRMLDNVIDINSIPVPQGQITNQKYRAIGLGTFGWHHLLALKKITWESEEAEEFADTLYEQIAFLAIKSSMNLAKEKGSYSAFKGSDWETGAYFEKRGYLEAESDMDWAALSEEVREIGVRNAYLLAVAPNASTALIAGSTPSIDPIFNKQYSEEKKDYRIPVTAPDINSETIWYYKSAYHINQEWSIRQNANRQKHIDQAISFNFYIPNHIKAIDLLNLHLSAWKKKLKTTYYIRSTSSEVEDCESCSS is encoded by the coding sequence ATGGTCCAAACCATACAACCGATAAAAATTTTAGAAGAACTTAAGACAGAATTTCCACAGCTCGGCATTGGGCAGCTATTAAAAAGGAAAGAAGAAATGAGCCAGCTGGGAGCGGAGGCAATGTATGACCAGCTTATACTGGATTGTTTATCATTTATCAGCATTGATGAGCCTGATTGGACTTTTGCCGCTTCATGCCTGCTTCTTAAGAAGCTCTATATTGAGTCTGGAAAAAACAGAGAATGCCAGCCGGATGATTGCTACAAACATTTTTATACGTTAATTGAACGGCTGACCGCTTTGGGAATTTATGAACAGGATTTATTAGATCTGTATTCAAAGGATGAAATAAATGAGCTGGCCCATTTTATTAGGAAAGAAAATGACCGCTTATTTACATATTTGGGGTTAAAAATGCTGGCTGACCGATATCTTGCCAGGGACAAACAGAAAAATCTCTATGAGCTTCCACAGGAGCGGTTCATGATCATCAGCATGGTGCTGATGAAAATGGAGCCGAAGGGTAAGCGGCTTGAACTTATTAAAGAAGCTTACTGGGCAATGAGTGGTTTGTATATGACTGTTGCCACTCCAACACTCGCTAATGCAGGGAAAAACTGGGGACAGCTTTCAAGCTGTTTCATTGAGACCGTTGATGACAGTCTTGATTCAATATATGACAGCAATACCGATATTGCATCACTGTCTAAAAATGGCGGCGGAATCGGAGTGTATTTGGGGAAAATCCGCAGCAGAGGCAGTGATATTAAAGGATTTAAGGGTGCATCTTCAGGTGTGATTCCCTGGATGAAGCAGCTGAATAATACAGCCGTCAGTGTTGACCAGCTGGGACAAAGGCAGGGTGCTATAAGCGTCTATCTGGATGTCTGGCATAAAGATATCTTCTCGTTTCTAGATGCAAAGCTTAACAATGGAGATGAAAGACAGCGAACACATGATTTATTCACGGGTGTCTGCATTCCGGATTTGTTTATGGAAAAAGTGGAAAGCCGCGGGTATTGGTATTTATTTGATCCCCATGAAGTCCGCAAGGTAATGGGCTTTTCTCTGGAAGATTTTTATGACGAAGGAGAAGGCGAAGGTTCATTCCGCCAGAAATATAAAGAGTGCATAGATAACCCGATTCTATCAAGGGAAAAAGTGCCTGCTATCGAGATAATGAAATCCATCATGAGAAGTCAGCTTGAAACCGGGACACCATTCATGTTCTACCGGGATGAAGTTAATCGGAAAAATGCCAATACACATTGCGGGATGATTTATTGTACCAACCTGTGCACTGAGATCGTACAAAACCAAAGTGTTACAAAGAGGGTTGAAGAATATACAAGAGATGGGAGAATTATTATCGAAAAACAGCCAGGAGACTTCGTTGTCTGCAATCTTTCATCCATCAATCTTGCACGGGCCATAAGTGAAGGAGTCCTTGAAAGGCTTGTGCCAATTCAGGTGCGAATGCTTGATAATGTTATTGATATTAATAGTATTCCAGTGCCGCAGGGCCAGATTACAAACCAAAAGTACCGTGCGATTGGACTAGGGACTTTTGGATGGCACCACCTTCTTGCACTGAAAAAAATCACATGGGAAAGCGAAGAAGCAGAAGAATTCGCTGACACTCTATATGAACAAATTGCTTTTTTAGCGATAAAAAGTTCTATGAACCTGGCAAAAGAAAAAGGAAGCTATTCAGCCTTTAAAGGCTCTGATTGGGAAACGGGTGCCTACTTTGAAAAGCGGGGATATCTGGAGGCAGAGTCAGACATGGACTGGGCTGCATTGAGCGAAGAGGTAAGGGAAATCGGCGTTCGAAATGCCTATTTGCTGGCGGTTGCTCCTAATGCATCAACTGCTTTAATTGCAGGAAGCACCCCAAGTATTGATCCTATATTCAACAAGCAGTATTCCGAAGAGAAAAAGGATTATCGGATCCCTGTGACAGCCCCTGATATTAACAGTGAGACCATTTGGTATTACAAATCTGCCTATCATATTAACCAGGAGTGGAGCATCAGGCAGAATGCAAACAGACAAAAACATATAGATCAAGCTATTTCATTTAATTTCTATATACCTAATCATATTAAAGCAATCGATCTTTTGAATCTGCATCTTTCAGCATGGAAGAAAAAATTAAAAACAACTTATTATATCCGTTCAACTTCATCTGAGGTTGAAGACTGTGAATCTTGCTCAAGCTAA